From a single Anomaloglossus baeobatrachus isolate aAnoBae1 chromosome 4, aAnoBae1.hap1, whole genome shotgun sequence genomic region:
- the CYSTM1 gene encoding cysteine-rich and transmembrane domain-containing protein 1: MNYENPPPYAGVNQPGPYPPYGPPQGGPAQYPGYPPGPVGYQPGQPGYQPGQPGYQGYPQPGWQGGQPPAPVYMEAPKNTVYVVEERRRDNSGESTCLTACWTALCCCCLWDMLT, encoded by the exons ATGAATTATGAAAATCCTCCACCATATGCAGGGGTTAATCAACCTGGACCTTATCCACCGTATGGACCGCCACAGGGTGGCCCAGCTCAATATCCTGGTTATCCCCCTGGTCCTGTAGGATATCAGCCAGGGCAGCCAGGATATCAGCCAGGGCAGCCAGGATATCAAGGATATCCGCAGCCTGGTTGGCAAGGTGGCCAGCCTCCAGCACCAGTGTATATGGAAGCTCCAAAAAACACAG tATATGTTGTGGAGGAGAGAAGAAGGGACAATTCTGGAGAAAGTACCTGCTTAACTGCTTGTTGGACTGCCCTGTGTTGTTGCTGCCTTTGGGACATGTTGACATAA